GCGATGCCGGCGGCCAGCCCGACGGAGGTCTCGAGCATCGAGGACACGATCGGCGGTACGCCGGCCTCATCGACCACCGACAGCGCCTTGCGAACCCCGCCGAGGGGCTGCACTTTCACCACGATGGCGTCCGCGGCGGCCAGCCTCTTGAGGCGTCGAGCGTCGTTCACGTCTCGCACCGCCTCGTCAGCCGCCAGTGGCACCTTCACAAGACGTCGTAGTCGGGCAAGATCGTCCAACCCGGCGACGGGCTGCTCCGCCAGCTCGAGGTCGAAGCGCGCCAACGCCCCGAGGCGAGCCCGCGCCGTGTCCAGGTCCCAAGCCTCGTTGGCGTCGACCCGAAGTGTGGCAGCGGGGCCCACCGCGTCCCTGACGGCCGAGACGCGACCCACGTCGTCGCCGGCTCCGACCTTGATCTTGAAGCACTCGATGCCTGTGCCCGCGTCCTGGGCCGCGACGCGAGCGGCTTCCGCCGGCCGAAGGGCGGGAATGGTCGAGTTGACCGGTATCGAGTGGCGTCGGGGCGTCGGCCAGCCGAGCGTGGCGGCCTCCGTAGCAGATCGCGAGGCCATCGCCGGGTCGCATGCGAATCCCGGCATCGGTGAAGCCTCCCCCCACCCCGCCGGTCCGTGCACGATGAGAACCTCGCGCTCGGTCGCGCCTTGCCAGGGAAGCCGCAGAGGAACCCGAAGACGCCACCACCGAAGTCCTGTCTCGTCGGCGGGCTCCATCGGTACCGCACCGTACAGCGTCGACGACCACGCGGTGCTGTCGTTCGCTGAAGGCTCTCTCGGCGACGACCTGGCGATCCGGGGTCGTCCGCGTTCGCCCCTGACTCTCAGATACCGCCCGCCGCAGTCGCCTCGGCCGGTTCCTCGGCCAAGTCGAACCACACCGCCTTGCCGTCAGCCCTCCAGTCCACGCCCCACGAGACGGACAGAGCGTCCACCAGGTGCAGTCCTCGTCCGTGCTCTTCGTCGTCCTGGATCGGGATGAGCCGAGGCGGGTCATGACTCGAATCAGACACCTCGACCCTCAGACGGTCCTGGTTGGTGGTGACCCTGAGCGAGAAGTCGGTTCTGGCGTGCACGATCGCGTTCGTCACCAGCTCGGTCGTGAGGAGCGCGGCCACCTCGGTCGAGTCGTCGTCACCCCATCGCTGCAGTGCGGCTTCGATCAGCTGTCTGGCCGCCCGGGCACTCATTGGATCAGGCGCCAGCTGAGTCTCGATGTTCACCCTGCCTCCATAGACACCGACCGCCAAGCTAGCCGTCGAAGCAGACGAAGCGGTTCGCCGCCTCCCGAGGAACGAGCTCGAGCTGGAACGCCCCCGAGGGACTCGGCCTGCAGGAGGGGTGATGCCCTGATCCCTCGGGCTAGGGCTGCCCGAAACCCCTCCAGCAGGCCGGTCGAAATCTCTCCTACCCCGATGCCGAAACCGGGCAAACGGTGATCTTCGACCCCTCGTTGGGGGGATCCACGGTCCAACGGCACGTCGGCCTCCTGGCAACCAGCTCGTCAGGGCACCAGCACGATCTTGCCCCGCGTGTGCCCCTTCGCGAGCTCACGAAATGCATCGACGACAGCAGACAGGGGGTAGATCCGGGCGATCGGCACCTCGAGAAGGCCCTTGCTGATCAGGGAAGCCAACTCCTCGAGCACTTGTGCGCTCGCACCGACACTGTTGCCGTCGGTCTTCACCCCGTACTTCGTCGCTGCCTCGAAATCGGCGATGGTGTCGATCCGATCCGGTCGGACACCGAGCTCGACGGCGAGGTCGACGTAGTTGGCGCCCACGGTGTCGATGAAGGCATCGACCCGACCGCCGGCGGCCGTCCGGATCCGATCGGCGACACCATCCCCGTAGGACACGGGCACCACGCCGTGGTCGGCGAGCCACCGGTGATTCGGCTCGCTCGCCAGTCCGATCACCCTGGCGCCGGTGTTCCTGGCCAGCTGCACAGCGAGCGAA
The sequence above is a segment of the Acidimicrobiales bacterium genome. Coding sequences within it:
- a CDS encoding ATP-binding protein, producing MNIETQLAPDPMSARAARQLIEAALQRWGDDDSTEVAALLTTELVTNAIVHARTDFSLRVTTNQDRLRVEVSDSSHDPPRLIPIQDDEEHGRGLHLVDALSVSWGVDWRADGKAVWFDLAEEPAEATAAGGI
- a CDS encoding enolase C-terminal domain-like protein, translated to MEPADETGLRWWRLRVPLRLPWQGATEREVLIVHGPAGWGEASPMPGFACDPAMASRSATEAATLGWPTPRRHSIPVNSTIPALRPAEAARVAAQDAGTGIECFKIKVGAGDDVGRVSAVRDAVGPAATLRVDANEAWDLDTARARLGALARFDLELAEQPVAGLDDLARLRRLVKVPLAADEAVRDVNDARRLKRLAAADAIVVKVQPLGGVRKALSVVDEAGVPPIVSSMLETSVGLAAGIALAACLPDLPFPCGLATASLLGADVTDNPLLPRRGTVDVRPVDADPALLDRLAVPV